Sequence from the Rutidosis leptorrhynchoides isolate AG116_Rl617_1_P2 chromosome 3, CSIRO_AGI_Rlap_v1, whole genome shotgun sequence genome:
TTTACTTTTTTGACATATCACGATTATATAATCCAAATTACAAAAATACCCTTTCAGGTAGCCGGCCCGCAGACTCTGCCCACTCCAGTTCAGTAGTGCTGCACAACATATTGTCTAGTTACTAAAATCTTGAAGCTCATTTTCTTGTAACataaacatataatataacaatctGTAACAAACCTCGTATCATGAAGCCTTGAACAACCTTCAGTCACTTCTTTATGCCACGGCAGACATTCAAAATTACAAAACTTTCTCTTCTTTGATTTCGAAACAGTCACGTCTTTATTAGCCATGTCACCATTTTTTTCAGGATTTACAGGAGCCTGAGTTGACTTTTTGGCTAATTGGTCAGAGGGCTGACTTATTCTATTCCCATAAGCAGGATTCACTTGGAAAAGTGAGATTACTTGTGGAACTTTATTTTCATAATATACATTTTCATTCTTGAATCCAACATCCGCCCGTAAATTTGTTGACCTTGTAGTTGACCATCTTTGGTCAACTTCTTTCTTAACTGCAACTATTTGGGGCGTTTCTTGAGAAACGTTAGAATCAAAAGTCGCGTGTCTACTTCCGCTATAAGACAAATTCTGATTTGGAAGCGGATTATGAGTACTCATTTTGTGTTCAGTGATCCGAGATGGGTCAAAATGATTTACAAGTTGACTTTGACTTGATGAACCGAACCTAAAACCAATATATGGCGAACGAGAATTATTATCGAATGATGGAGTAAGCGCATTATCATTTTTGTGGGTCCCATCATCACTACTAGAAGTGTCTGCAACTGCAGTCTGCATAAGAGCACTCCAATTTTCACTGGTATCGCCCGTATTGAACAAAATCTTCTGCTCCAATGGATCCAAAGTAGCTGCCTTTTCACTTGAAGAAGCATTGAATTGATCGCCCAATAACGATTTATTGTATGTCCCTGCTAGTTGACTTTTGCTCTTGGTCAACGAACCTAAAGAGTCGCGTGAAGGCCACTGAAAAGGAAAGTGTTGACTCGAACTAATTCCACTTATCCCCTGATTTTGAGTCTGTGAAAATGCC
This genomic interval carries:
- the LOC139900110 gene encoding uncharacterized protein; the protein is MFKQLQELQRQTKVQELNNGRQLNVMNQLSSMQNKQSSGPQFGMTNYGIPVRDPSQMFKFVDTKLGHRVSNQLAFSQTQNQGISGISSSQHFPFQWPSRDSLGSLTKSKSQLAGTYNKSLLGDQFNASSSEKAATLDPLEQKILFNTGDTSENWSALMQTAVADTSSSDDGTHKNDNALTPSFDNNSRSPYIGFRFGSSSQSQLVNHFDPSRITEHKMSTHNPLPNQNLSYSGSRHATFDSNVSQETPQIVAVKKEVDQRWSTTRSTNLRADVGFKNENVYYENKVPQVISLFQVNPAYGNRISQPSDQLAKKSTQAPVNPEKNGDMANKDVTVSKSKKRKFCNFECLPWHKEVTEGCSRLHDTSTTELEWAESAGRLPERLKEFEKLMVSRKRRLVMTTQLLQLLFRPAPAVILSEDATAHCDSVTYYAAKLALGDACSLCL